One genomic window of Sporocytophaga myxococcoides DSM 11118 includes the following:
- a CDS encoding single-stranded DNA-binding protein, whose protein sequence is MSGVNKVILVGRLGKDPEIRVMESGRKVASFTLATSEVYKDKNGERVEQTEWHNVSFWGPIADVIEKYLKKGNQLYVEGKLRTRSYEDKEGVKKYTTEIIGQNMSMLGGGGARQADGGEARASYSSEPVAQSASVDDDMDDLPF, encoded by the coding sequence TGTAAACAAAGTAATTCTGGTAGGACGCCTTGGGAAGGATCCTGAAATCAGAGTAATGGAATCCGGAAGAAAGGTAGCAAGCTTTACCTTAGCCACTTCGGAAGTTTATAAAGACAAAAACGGAGAAAGAGTAGAACAAACAGAGTGGCATAATGTGTCATTTTGGGGGCCGATTGCAGATGTAATTGAAAAATATCTGAAAAAAGGCAATCAGCTTTATGTCGAAGGTAAGCTAAGAACGCGTTCTTATGAAGATAAGGAAGGCGTGAAGAAATATACCACTGAAATTATCGGACAAAATATGTCTATGCTAGGTGGTGGCGGAGCAAGACAGGCAGATGGAGGAGAAGCGAGAGCTTCATACAGCTCTGAGCCTGTAGCACAATCAGCTTCCGTAGACGATGATATGGATGATCTACCTTTTTAA